The genomic segment TGCACGCTCGATATCGTCCCGCCATGACCGCTTGAGCCGCCAAGGCAGCCCGAAGATCAGATCGACACTCAAGTTCGTGAGGCCGGCCGAATTTGCGGCGTCGACGGCCCGCTCGGCACTCTCGGCGCCGTGTAGCCGCCCCATCCACCGAAGGGCCTCGGCGTTGAACGTCTGCACCCCGATGCTGAGGCGGTTCAACCCGGAGCGGCGCCACGCCGAAGCCAGCTCCCTGGTCAGGCTCTCCGGATTCACTTCCGCCGTCCACTCCAGGTCGGAGCTCCCGAGGCGCCGCCGCCCGACGACAGCCGCGAGTGCCTCCATCGCGTCCTCGCCCAGTAGTGAAGGCGTTCCGCCGCCGACGTAGAGCGTGTGGAGTGAGTCCTCGAGGGCGAAGAGTCCCTCCCTCTCGACCGCTCGCAGCTCACCTTCGAGCGCGTCGCGCCACGCGGCCAGGTCGCCGTGCCTGCTGACATGTACCGCGAAGTCGCAGTAGAAGCAGCGGCGTACGCAAAACGGGGCGTGGACGTAGACCGAGCGCACCGTCGTCGGGGCCGCGCGTCTGGTGTCAGGAGGCACGCTCAAACCGCAGTCCGGGGCGTTGCTCGACCCATCCGTTCACCTCGAGCTCGGTGAGCAGAGCCAATGCCTCCGACACCCCCAACCCCACCAGGACCGCCAGCTCTTCCACATGTACGGGCCCGCGATCGAGGCCGAGCAGAAGGAGACCCTCGGCGCCTCCGGGTCGAAGCCGCTCGCTTGCGCTCGACGAGCCGACGCCAAGTTCTTCGAGGAACCGCTCGACCGATACCAGCGGTCGAGCACCGTCTGCGAGCAGCGCGTTGCTGCCCTCACAAGCGGCTTGGTCAACCGGCCCCGGCACCGCGTATACGTCGATGCCGAGGTCGAGCGCATGCTCCACCGTAATGAGCGAGCCGCTGCGGCGGGACGCCTCCACAACTACAACTGCCTGGCCGAGCGCCGCGAGCACACGATTTCGGCGGGGGAAGTGGTGCGGCAGCGCCGGCGTCCCCGGGAGGAACTCGGACACTACGAGCCCCCCCGCCACGATGTCCCGGAAGAGTCGCCCATGAGACGCCGGATAGGCTCGGTCGGGACCTCGCCCGAGCACGGCAATGGTCCCACCGCCGGCGTCGAGCGCGCCCACGTGCGCGCAGCCGTCGATGCCGAGCGCCATTCCGCTCACGACCGTGTAGCCCGAACGCGCGATCGCCGACGCCAACCGTCGAGCGAAGTCGCGAGCCCGAGCGGTCGCCTTCCGTGCCCCGACGATCGTGATGCACGGGGTCGACAAAAGCTCGGCCCGACCGCGCAGAAAGAGTACGGGCGGTGGGTCGGCGAGGTTGCGCAACATCCTCGGATACTCTGCGTCCGACCACGTCAGTGCGGGTGCGTTCAATCGCTCGGCATCGTTCAGCCCGGCCGCGACCCGGTCTCGAATCTCGGCGTCGCCCCTCGCGATGGCGGCACGCTGTCCGGCGACCACTGAGAACGCACGGGCCGGCGCGGCCAGCGCGGCTCGTCCCGAGCCGAACCGCGCGACGAGTGCGGCCAGCGTTTTCAGTCCGATTCCGTGTATCTGGTCGAGCATGAGCAGCGCGCGTACTTCGGCCTTGTGATCGGCTGGCATCACGAACTCCACCAACCCTCGTCGGCGCCCGGCGTCTCCCCTGTGCCCGCCTTTCGACTCGCTTCCCAGAGCAACGGGAGAAGCTCGTCCACCCCCCTGTGGGCGACCGACGAAACACCGAATACCCCCCACGCGTCCGGGGCTTCCAGCTCCGGTAGCGGCTCGTCGGCCGGCAGCAAATCGGTCTTGGTGAGCATTACGCAGTGGGGTGTCATCGCGAGTTCGGTCGAGTACGCGTCCAGCTCCGAGCGCAGCGCCTCGTACTCCACCTGGACGTCCGGGGCATCGACCGGAATCACCAGCGCCAGTGTGCGGGTGCGTTCGATGTGCCTCAGAAACTGATGCCCCAGTCCCTTGCCCTCATGTGCGCCCTCGATGATCCCCGGAATGTCCGCGATCACGAAGGTCCGGAAATCGGACAGTTGAACGACGCCGAGGTTCGGCTCGAGCGTGGTGAATGGATAGTCGGCGACCTTCGGCCGGGCTGCTGTGACCGCCGCGAGAAACGTCGACTTGCCCGCATTCGGTTCGCCCACGAGCCCGACGTCGGCGATGAGCTTGAGCTCCAGCCGCACGCGGCGCTCCTCACCCTCGCCGCCCCGCTCCCAACGACGCGGCGCCTGCTGTGTAGACGTCTTGAAGTGAGTGTTCCCACGTCCCCCACGGCCCCCGAGAGCGACGACGATGCTCTGGCCGGGCTCGAGCAACTCCCCGAGGCACTCCTCGGAGTCGGCGTCGTAGGCGACCGTGCCCGGTGGCACCTTGAGCACGAGATCGTCACCGGAGCGCCCCGTTTTGTTCTTGCCGGCACCATGCATCCCACGGTCCGCCTTGTAGTGCCGACGGTACGAATAGTCGAGCAGGGTCGCGAGCTGCGCGTCGGCCTCGAGCAGGACGTCACCGCCCTTCCCCCCATCTCCACCTGCGGGGCCCCCGCGCGGCACTCCCTTCTCCCGGCGGAACGCCTCCGATCCGGAGCCTCCCGTTCCCGCTATCACCTCGATAACCGCCCGGTCGATGAACACCGCTCAGCGTTCCAGGCCAGTACGTGCGCGAACCGAGACCCGGGTCTGGGGCAGCCCCGGGCGCCCCAGGAACAGGTAACTCCGTAGGATCAGCTCCTCGACGGCGTCCGTCCCACCGCGCTCAGCCGCGACCCGCATCGCAGATTCGAGCTCTTCGTCGCGACGCGAGGCGAGCACAGCGCTGAGGCGTACGAGCACTTCGTGGGCATCGGAGGCCGGCGCAGTCATGCGATGGCGCCGGCCAGATCGAACGCGGCCCGGATCTCCCCAACCTCTTCACCCCGGGTGTTGTACAATGTCGGGTTCGCGTGTTGGCGCAGTGCGTCGACGTCGTCGCTCGAAAGGACACCGAGCTCGGAGAGCACACGCACGAGGGCCACTTCGACCGCCCGGCGCCCGCCGTCAACCACCTTGATCGCGAAGCCGAGACCCCGCTCAGTCACGCCGCCGGCGTACACCCCTTCGGCACCAACCTTCACAAAGGCCCGTCCCGCCGCCCGCTTCATCACGTCGGTGCAGGTGCGCCCCGTGCCACCCACCATGAACGGATGCGCGGTCATGGCGTTCACGACCCGTTTCGCCCCCTCGTCCCTGGCGGCCGCCGCTGCGAACCGGGCGAACGAGGCCGCCATGTCGCGCAGCGGCACCGCGAAACACATGACGCCACATCCGTCGACACCGGTTCGGATCTCCTCGCTGCTCAGCTCCGTCCACCGTCGGATCTCGTCGAGCATGCGGAGCTGCACAGGATGTTCCGGAAGATGATAGTCGACGGGATCCCAAGCGAGGGCGGCCGCAAGCGCGAGCATGCCCGCATGCTTGCCCGAGCAGTTGTTGTGAACGCACGCGGCCTGACCGCCACCCGCCAGCAACGCACGTGTAGCCTCCGGCGAGAACGGAAGGTGTGGCCCACACCGCAGCAACGACTCTTCGAGGCCGGCCTTGCGCAGAATCGACCGGGCGCCGGCCACGTGCTCCGTCTCACCCTCGTGCGACCCACAGCACAGAGCCAACTCGGCATCCGAAAGCCCGAAGCGGTCGACGACGCCCTCTTCCACCAGAGGAAGCGCCTGCAGGGGCTTGGCGGCCGAGCGGTAGTACGTCAGCTCGTCAACATCACCGATGGACGCGACTACGGCTCCTTCGTGGTCCGCGACGACTATACGAAGCGAGTGTCTCGCCTCCACCAGATCGCCGCG from the Gemmatimonadota bacterium genome contains:
- the dprA gene encoding DNA-protecting protein DprA, translating into MPADHKAEVRALLMLDQIHGIGLKTLAALVARFGSGRAALAAPARAFSVVAGQRAAIARGDAEIRDRVAAGLNDAERLNAPALTWSDAEYPRMLRNLADPPPVLFLRGRAELLSTPCITIVGARKATARARDFARRLASAIARSGYTVVSGMALGIDGCAHVGALDAGGGTIAVLGRGPDRAYPASHGRLFRDIVAGGLVVSEFLPGTPALPHHFPRRNRVLAALGQAVVVVEASRRSGSLITVEHALDLGIDVYAVPGPVDQAACEGSNALLADGARPLVSVERFLEELGVGSSSASERLRPGGAEGLLLLGLDRGPVHVEELAVLVGLGVSEALALLTELEVNGWVEQRPGLRFERAS
- the obgE gene encoding GTPase ObgE codes for the protein MFIDRAVIEVIAGTGGSGSEAFRREKGVPRGGPAGGDGGKGGDVLLEADAQLATLLDYSYRRHYKADRGMHGAGKNKTGRSGDDLVLKVPPGTVAYDADSEECLGELLEPGQSIVVALGGRGGRGNTHFKTSTQQAPRRWERGGEGEERRVRLELKLIADVGLVGEPNAGKSTFLAAVTAARPKVADYPFTTLEPNLGVVQLSDFRTFVIADIPGIIEGAHEGKGLGHQFLRHIERTRTLALVIPVDAPDVQVEYEALRSELDAYSTELAMTPHCVMLTKTDLLPADEPLPELEAPDAWGVFGVSSVAHRGVDELLPLLWEASRKAGTGETPGADEGWWSS
- a CDS encoding asparaginase, translated to MGVVEVVRGDLVEARHSLRIVVADHEGAVVASIGDVDELTYYRSAAKPLQALPLVEEGVVDRFGLSDAELALCCGSHEGETEHVAGARSILRKAGLEESLLRCGPHLPFSPEATRALLAGGGQAACVHNNCSGKHAGMLALAAALAWDPVDYHLPEHPVQLRMLDEIRRWTELSSEEIRTGVDGCGVMCFAVPLRDMAASFARFAAAAARDEGAKRVVNAMTAHPFMVGGTGRTCTDVMKRAAGRAFVKVGAEGVYAGGVTERGLGFAIKVVDGGRRAVEVALVRVLSELGVLSSDDVDALRQHANPTLYNTRGEEVGEIRAAFDLAGAIA